A genome region from Nicotiana tabacum cultivar K326 chromosome 13, ASM71507v2, whole genome shotgun sequence includes the following:
- the LOC107819687 gene encoding coronatine-insensitive protein 1 isoform X1, with product MEERSSTRLPTGSYTNDNTVWECVIPYITESRDRDAVSTVCKRWWQIDAITRKHITMALCYTAKPEQLSRRFPHLESLKLKGKPRAAMFNLIPEDWGGYVTPWVVEITKSFGKLKALHFRRMIVRDSDLELVAMNRGKVLQVLKLDKCSGFSTDGLLHICRSCRSLRTLFLEESSIVENDGEWVHELAVNNTVLENLNFYMTDLVQVRAEDLELMARNCKSLVSMKISECELANLLGFFRAAVALEEFGGGSFNDQPEPVAENGYNEQLEKYAAVVSPPRLCQLGLTYLGKYEMPILFPIASRLTKLDLLYALLDTAAHCFLLQRCPNLVILETRNVVGDRGLEVLGQYCKRLKRLRIERGADDQEMEDEQGAVTHRGLTDLAKGCLELEYMAVYVSDITNEAFENIGTYLKNLCDFRLVLLDREERITDLPLDNGVRALLRGCYKLRRFALYVRPGGLTDVGLSYVGRYSPNVRWMLLGYVGESDEGLLEFSKGCPSLQKLEVRGCCFSERALALAAMQLKSLRYLWVQGYRASSTGRDLLAMARPFWNIELIPARRVVASEGNNGETIVAEHPAHILSYYSLAGRRTDFPDTVRPLDPNFLLAE from the exons ATGGAGGAGCGTAGCTCCACTCGATTACCAACGGGGAGCTACACGAACGACAATACCGTATGGGAGTGCGTGATACCGTACATAACGGAATCGCGTGACAGGGACGCGGTGTCGACGGTGTGCAAGAGGTGGTGGCAGATCGATGCAATAACACGAAAGCATATAACCATGGCTTTGTGCTATACGGCGAAACCGGAACAACTTTCTAGAAGGTTCCCGCACCTCGAATCGCttaaacttaaaggaaaaccacGCGCTGCTATGTTTAATTTGATACCTGAGGATTGGGGAGGGTATGTTACACCTTGGGTAGTGGAAATTACTAAGTCGTTTGGTAAATTGAAGGCGCTTCATTTTCGGAGAATGATTGTTAGGGATTCGGATCTAGAATTGGTTGCGATGAATCGGGGTAAAGTGCTTCAGGTTTTGAAGCTGGATAAGTGTTCTGGATTCTCTACCGATGGCCTTCTGCATATTTGTCGTTCCTGCAG GAGCTTAAGAACTTTGTTTCTGGAAGAGAGTTCTATAGTTGAGAATGATGGAGAATGGGTACATGAACTAGCGGTGAACAACACTGTTCTTGAGAATTTGAATTTTTACATGACGGATCTTGTGCAAGTTAGAGCTGAAGATCTTGAATTGATGGCAAGAAATTGTAAATCTCTTGTCTCAATGAAAATTAGCGAGTGCGAACTTGCCAATCTTCTTGGCTTCTTTAGAGCTGCTGTTGCATTGGAGGAGTTTGGTGGTGGCTCGTTTAATGACCAGCCAGAACCTGTTGCTGAAAATGGCTATAACGAGCAATTGGAAAAATATGCTGCTGTAGTTTCCCCTCCAAGATTGTGCCAATTGGGCTTGACGTACTTGGGGAAATATGAGATGCCCATTCTCTTTCCTATTGCTTCTCGTCTGACGAAATTGGATCTTCTTTATGCACTTCTTGACACAGCAGCCCATTGTTTCTTGCTGCAAAGGTGCCCCAACTTGGTAATTCTTGAG ACAAGGAATGTTGTTGGGGATAGAGGATTGGAAGTACTTGGCCAGTACTGTAAGAGGTTAAAGCGGCTCAGGATTGAGCGAGGAGCTGATGATCAGGAGATGGAGGATGAACAAGGTGCAGTTACGCACAGAGGATTGACTGATTTGGCGAAGGGATGCCTTGAACTAGAATACATGGCTGTTTATGTGTCAGATATTACTAATGAAGCTTTTGAAAATATTGGCACATATTTGAAAAATCTGTGTGATTTTCGGCTGGTTTTGCTTGACCGAGAGGAGAGAATAACAGATCTACCACTTGATAATGGTGTCCGTGCTTTACTAAGAGGTTGCTATAAGCTTAGAAGGTTTGCCCTCTATGTCCGGCCTGGGGGCCTTACTGATGTAGGTCTCAGTTATGTCGGGCGATACAGTCCAAATGTGAGATGGATGCTTCTGGGATATGTTGGGGAATCCGATGAAGGCCTTCTGGAGTTCTCTAAAGGATGTCCTAGCCTGCAAAAGCTAGAAGTGAGAGGCTGCTGTTTTAGTGAACGTGCATTAGCTTTGGCTGCCATGCAGCTAAAATCATTAAGGTACTTGTGGGTACAAGGATACAGGGCATCTTCAACTGGTCGGGATCTCTTGGCCATGGCTCGGCCATTCTGGAATATTGAGTTGATTCCTGCAAGACGAGTTGTTGCCAGTGAGGGAAATAATGGAGAAACTATCGTTGCTGAGCATCCCGCCCATATACTTTCCTACTATTCTCTTGCTGGGCGAAGAACCGATTTTCCAGACACAGTCAGGCCTTTGGACCCAAATTTCCTTCTCGCTGAATAG
- the LOC107819687 gene encoding coronatine-insensitive protein 1 isoform X2, giving the protein MEERSSTRLPTGSYTNDNTVWECVIPYITESRDRDAVSTVCKRWWQIDAITRKHITMALCYTAKPEQLSRRFPHLESLKLKGKPRAAMFNLIPEDWGGYVTPWVVEITKSFGKLKALHFRRMIVRDSDLELVAMNRGKVLQVLKLDKCSGFSTDGLLHICRSCRSLRTLFLEESSIVENDGEWVHELAVNNTVLENLNFYMTDLVQVRAEDLELMARNCKSLVSMKISECELANLLGFFRAAVALEEFGGGSFNDQPEPVAENGYNEQLEKYAAVVSPPRLCQLGLTYLGKYEMPILFPIASRLTKLDLLYALLDTAAHCFLLQRCPNLTRNVVGDRGLEVLGQYCKRLKRLRIERGADDQEMEDEQGAVTHRGLTDLAKGCLELEYMAVYVSDITNEAFENIGTYLKNLCDFRLVLLDREERITDLPLDNGVRALLRGCYKLRRFALYVRPGGLTDVGLSYVGRYSPNVRWMLLGYVGESDEGLLEFSKGCPSLQKLEVRGCCFSERALALAAMQLKSLRYLWVQGYRASSTGRDLLAMARPFWNIELIPARRVVASEGNNGETIVAEHPAHILSYYSLAGRRTDFPDTVRPLDPNFLLAE; this is encoded by the exons ATGGAGGAGCGTAGCTCCACTCGATTACCAACGGGGAGCTACACGAACGACAATACCGTATGGGAGTGCGTGATACCGTACATAACGGAATCGCGTGACAGGGACGCGGTGTCGACGGTGTGCAAGAGGTGGTGGCAGATCGATGCAATAACACGAAAGCATATAACCATGGCTTTGTGCTATACGGCGAAACCGGAACAACTTTCTAGAAGGTTCCCGCACCTCGAATCGCttaaacttaaaggaaaaccacGCGCTGCTATGTTTAATTTGATACCTGAGGATTGGGGAGGGTATGTTACACCTTGGGTAGTGGAAATTACTAAGTCGTTTGGTAAATTGAAGGCGCTTCATTTTCGGAGAATGATTGTTAGGGATTCGGATCTAGAATTGGTTGCGATGAATCGGGGTAAAGTGCTTCAGGTTTTGAAGCTGGATAAGTGTTCTGGATTCTCTACCGATGGCCTTCTGCATATTTGTCGTTCCTGCAG GAGCTTAAGAACTTTGTTTCTGGAAGAGAGTTCTATAGTTGAGAATGATGGAGAATGGGTACATGAACTAGCGGTGAACAACACTGTTCTTGAGAATTTGAATTTTTACATGACGGATCTTGTGCAAGTTAGAGCTGAAGATCTTGAATTGATGGCAAGAAATTGTAAATCTCTTGTCTCAATGAAAATTAGCGAGTGCGAACTTGCCAATCTTCTTGGCTTCTTTAGAGCTGCTGTTGCATTGGAGGAGTTTGGTGGTGGCTCGTTTAATGACCAGCCAGAACCTGTTGCTGAAAATGGCTATAACGAGCAATTGGAAAAATATGCTGCTGTAGTTTCCCCTCCAAGATTGTGCCAATTGGGCTTGACGTACTTGGGGAAATATGAGATGCCCATTCTCTTTCCTATTGCTTCTCGTCTGACGAAATTGGATCTTCTTTATGCACTTCTTGACACAGCAGCCCATTGTTTCTTGCTGCAAAGGTGCCCCAACTTG ACAAGGAATGTTGTTGGGGATAGAGGATTGGAAGTACTTGGCCAGTACTGTAAGAGGTTAAAGCGGCTCAGGATTGAGCGAGGAGCTGATGATCAGGAGATGGAGGATGAACAAGGTGCAGTTACGCACAGAGGATTGACTGATTTGGCGAAGGGATGCCTTGAACTAGAATACATGGCTGTTTATGTGTCAGATATTACTAATGAAGCTTTTGAAAATATTGGCACATATTTGAAAAATCTGTGTGATTTTCGGCTGGTTTTGCTTGACCGAGAGGAGAGAATAACAGATCTACCACTTGATAATGGTGTCCGTGCTTTACTAAGAGGTTGCTATAAGCTTAGAAGGTTTGCCCTCTATGTCCGGCCTGGGGGCCTTACTGATGTAGGTCTCAGTTATGTCGGGCGATACAGTCCAAATGTGAGATGGATGCTTCTGGGATATGTTGGGGAATCCGATGAAGGCCTTCTGGAGTTCTCTAAAGGATGTCCTAGCCTGCAAAAGCTAGAAGTGAGAGGCTGCTGTTTTAGTGAACGTGCATTAGCTTTGGCTGCCATGCAGCTAAAATCATTAAGGTACTTGTGGGTACAAGGATACAGGGCATCTTCAACTGGTCGGGATCTCTTGGCCATGGCTCGGCCATTCTGGAATATTGAGTTGATTCCTGCAAGACGAGTTGTTGCCAGTGAGGGAAATAATGGAGAAACTATCGTTGCTGAGCATCCCGCCCATATACTTTCCTACTATTCTCTTGCTGGGCGAAGAACCGATTTTCCAGACACAGTCAGGCCTTTGGACCCAAATTTCCTTCTCGCTGAATAG